Genomic DNA from Callospermophilus lateralis isolate mCalLat2 chromosome 11, mCalLat2.hap1, whole genome shotgun sequence:
TCCGACCATACTGAAGAGAAGCCAGCTGCAGCCGAGCTCTGAAGCGCTCAGCTTCCAGTTCCCGGAAGAAAGCATCATCGTCGTTCTGCGTTATCATGTTCTGTAGTTGCTGAATTTCCTTCTCCATCTTAGATCTCAGCTCCCTCTTCACCTTATGTAATGTCTAAAAGAGGATTCATGTCATCCTTTTACTCCAAACATTTATTTATCCAGCCCTTGTCTATTTTTAGTCTTTGCTCTACCTTCCAGCTCATCAAGCTCCTCcaataaatttataatttagCAGCAGCTCTTATAGAGACCTGAATGAGTGAAGTTAAACTCACAGGACAAATATCTTGGATGGTAAATGGATTATCTTATTAGTATTCTCTCCATTCCCTATAAGGTACAATACCATTTTCTATTTTCTAGAAAATTTCTATCCTGTTAATTATTACCTGAGCCTGGAATTTCTCTCGGGCTTTGAGTTCCTGACGTTCCTGTGATATGGCTTCTGCCAGCAATGAAAACTGTTTatagggaagaaaaagaaatcttatTTAATGTTTTCAGTCCAAATGTAAAAATTCTTACACTAATGTTCACAGCTTAAAATCTTTTCTTAGAAATGAAAAAAGCAATACAATATACTACAGCCAAGCACTAGCTTATTTTATCTTAAATTTGTCTTGGAAATAGAGTCATTGTAATCTATACAGTCTGCAAAGTTCTGAGTTAACAAACAGAGGTTTATTGTCTGTATACTAAGCCAGCTTTTGACACAGGTGGTCAAGATCCAACACATTCTAATGAGCCCACCTGGTCCTTATAGTAGTTCTCCATCGAGTCCAGTTCATTCTGATGCTGTCTCTTTTCTTCATCTCTTTTTTCTTTGGCATAGTTTCTCAGGTCTTGTAATCTTTGTTTCTGAATTTGTAAACCTTCCTCAAACAGCTTCTTAAATATCTGCCATTTAATGACAAAGATAAATTTAAGCTGAACTTCATGATCGTTTTGCTCAACTAGAGGTAAATACCAATAGtgtttttttacaattttttttaaacggGAGGCTTTATTAGTATATTATTCACATATCATAAACCAACCTTCTTAAAAATGTATACTTCGGCAGCTTTGAATAATAATGTGCCATCTTTACCACTAGTTTCAGAACATTTTTGCtccaaaaagaaacctcatgtctGTTGGCAGTCACTCCCTATATCCCCCCCTCCTTTTAGCTAGCACCATTAATCTACTTTCTATATATGGATTTGCCTGTTCTGGacacttctttcacttagcataatgttttcaagttttatctacattacagtatatatcagtacttcattcctttttattgttaaatattctacatgagtttatattttaattatatttacatttaattattattttgttcATCCATACTAGTTGTTTCCCCCTTTTGACATTagaaataatgctgctatgaatatgTGTGTACATCCATATCTAAGGATAAAATTACTGGGTAACATTTAACTCTTTATggtcttcttgaggaactgctaaGTTGTTTTCCCAAGCAGTCACACCACTTTACAACCTCATTATCCCTGCATGGGAGTTCCAGCTTCTCATCCTTACTGACTTTTGTCTTTTGTATTCCCATTCTTGTGCATGTCATTGATATATTGTAGTTTTGATGTGTATTTGATTAATAATGTTCAGCATTTCTTACTTATCACAGAGATCCTTTACTGCTTGCTTCCAGAAACGAATTCTCAAGCAGCCATGTGTataaggcaggaactccagagcAAAACATGCTATACTTCTGTGCAACACTTATATGAGCTGGTTGGCATTTGGGGAGCCAtggaaaagaaatctattcaGCAGGTTTGATACgctacttattctttttttttttttttttttttttcttttggtactaggattgaaccagggacatttcaccactgagctatatccccagccctttttatttttcattttgagacagggtcttgctaaagttgctgaaggtggctttgaacttgtgatcttcctccctctgcctcctgagtcactggaattataggcgtgtgccacttgGCTCAGATTTCAGATTTAAACTGAGGCAAGACTTATGACAAAGAAAGTAGTCCCTAAAATGTAAGACATAATTTACCTTCTTAACAGGACTGGGCAGAAAGAACACACTTACCATTTCTTCCCGGGTTCTCATTCTCATCATTTTTGCACGCAACTGAACTCTATAATCATCATAATATTTTCGGGCACGAATAATTTGCTGacgattttcttttatttttgattgggTCAACCTCTGTCTATAAATGCAGTCCTTGAAGTCTTGCTAGGAAAGGAGAAGAGGATGTAAGGATAAGAGGAAGGCATATACAagcatcacatctccatgacagtcCCTTATGATGTCTTTGAGCAGAAAGGCAGCCATGCAGGGACAGTGGCCCTGCATCCTGCCCAGTGTGAAAGACCATCAGTTCCCAGAAACCCTCATCCTTTGCAGCTTCATCACCTTGATCTGAAGAGCAGCACTGGCAAGCCCCGACAGTGCAGACAGCAGCCAGGACCTGAGCATCTCCCAAATTTGAGAGTCTCATCTCCCCACTCTACCAGAGATCACTAAGTCACAGCCAATGCCTACTTAACAAGAACAAGAAAATGGCGCTCTGGACTTTTAAGCTTGAGTTGTCAAGAATATTTAATTAGGACAATATCAAAGCAATGAGGATGAAATGAGGTCCTATATCCAAAGCCTCCAACTCAAATATTCAGATATTGTTTTCAcccattcagtggtagagtgcccctgggttcaattccgagcactgggggggggggggggggggtttagCATTTCTATAGCATTTGCCCCTAATCAATTTTGGATAAAGCCCTCGTTGCTTCTGCAGGCAGTGTTAGAAGAATCTGTACTGCTCAGCTATACAGATAAAAGGAAATAAGTATAACTTAGTTTCTAAGTTCAAAATTAGAATGCCCAACTTGTTCTTGACGTACCAGTCTCTTGTTATGTTCATATTCTTTCTTGACAAGGGAAGTGAGGATTTCATGCCTTCTCAGGGCTTCTTCTATCTTTAAGGGAAATAACAAGGCAAGTTAACAATGACGTTCAAGTACAAGATCTTCCCCTTTCGGGTTTATATTCCTACACTTCAAACTGTTGGTAACTTACTTCATCCTGGAGTTTCTTCTTTGATCGACTGTCCCTGTGTGCCTCTTTATTGAGCTGTTCAACATGTGCAATTTGTTGTTTCCACATTTTGCTTAGTGTTGGgccagaaacatagagaaatggaAACTGCTCCAGCATAAGGGGCAAGAGACTGTGTTCATTTACTTTCACTGTAAGGACAAATAAGATGCTCTTAATTTGGGAAACTTGCCAATAAGAACTCTTACCCCATATTCCTGGTATGCCAAATCTTATCTAATTGATGTGGTGATGATCCTGAAAAAAGCCATTCTAAATGTACTCATCACTTTTGCATTCCTTCTTTGATCAGAGTAAGCCAGCTACCTGTTAGGGATGAAGAAAAGCTCAACATTCTTACTGATGATATGCTAGGCCTGAAAGTGCATACTAACTGCTCGGCTGCCTCGGCACCTGTAGGTGGATGCTTCCTATGTGTTAAAAGATTTGTCAGCCCTCCTGGTAGGCATGCGCTTAGAAGAAAAACTCTGTTTAATGGCATGTAGCTGGAAGGCCAGCCATCTTTGGGGAATAGTTGAAAATCTGGCATTTTACATGACCCAACTATCAGTATACAGAGGCTGGACAGGCCATCTGTTTGCCTTCGAGCATCCCTTGCATTCTACCAACTtcccagaaacaaaaacaaaaaaaggcaaCCAGAGTGAGGCTCAAGCTGGAGCTGTAAGTGGTAGCCCCAGCTTTCTCTTGGTGCAAATATATAGGCTTTCCTAAGGCAATTCTTTGGAGTTTTTAGCTCTCTTTACAGAAAACCAGCCATATGGCAGTGATAAAAAAGGAACTTTCTGTTGCTAACTGGTGGATGTTAGTTTGCAAAGCTATCCTTGGAATGCAGTGCATACTTTCAAAGTTGGCCAGTTTTTCATAAAGTACAATTCTGTGGTTCTTACTTGGAGCTGCTTTATTTGGCCTTTGGAAGCCACCTCTTGAACTCTGAGTTGTGGATTTTCTGGAGTAAATCTTCCAGGGCTGACTATGTTTGGGAGTTCTTGTATGAATGACTTCTCTGTATATTTTTCTCTTCAAAGCAGATATGGAACAGAATGGAAGTAAGAGAAGTAAGACTCTTTCATACATCATCTTAAATATACTGACAAAATAGCTAACCAATCTCTCGACAAATCACCTTTCTTCTAAATCTCTAAAAATCTAGCTAATGTTCATTTATTCTAAGGTAAAGACATCTTTTGGCCATTGGTGTCCCTTGGAATTTTTCAAGTTTTCAGTCACCTTGTCCCACACTCTAAATACAACTAGTATTAATGCTTTGATATGCTGGTTTCTTTCAGAATTTTTCCCacatagattaaaaaaattcCCAAGCAACTATGCATTAGGTTTAGTTGTGACCACATTGTACTTCATAACCCATTTTGTTCAGTAACATTTAATAAAAGCATTTCTCCATGCTTTTATTTAGTTTCTATAGTCAACCTTTTGAAAAGCATTAAACATGCTTTGGGTTTCTCATACTCAATAAagcaacttggcttctatcttcTCTTATTCCCCGTTAACTTGGTCAGCTTATGCAATTTTTTAACCCCCTGGTGAACTGGAAAGTAGAAACTGGtaaaaattgatataattttAGGCAGAAGGGAAAACACTAGCTTTCTCTGGTATCATGTCTTGCTGTATCTTAGCAACCTGACAATGAGTAAGGGAAAAAATCCTACATTATGAAATTATGAAATGAAATCCTGTCTTTTCCTAAATAGCTATTGTTAAGgccctgaaaaaaataaaaaaactctgTACTTCCCACTGATCTGACCAAATGCATTTATTATAGTGGAGACTTTTACCCActgtttcctcctcctcctcctcatttatCCTTTGAGATCCAATATTGTcttgaattttatttcttcttagcTCCCTTTCAAATGCTTCAGTTAATGCCTAAATGGGGAAAGGTTATATAATATTATAGTTGTTAAAAAACATACATGTGagtgctggggctgtagctcagttggtagagtgcttgcctcgcaagcacaaagccctgagttcaatccccagcaccacaaaaacaaacaaaacaaaacaaaacaaaaaaacccacatatATATGTAGGGGAAAAATTCATCTAGGAACCTTTCAAGCCCAAAATATGAAGCTCATTCTTTCTCACCTTTTTATAAACAGTTCCTTTCAGGCTCTATACACGTTGTTTTAAAAGATATGTAATTGGgacataaaatgaaataattattttgatTCTCCCCTAAATGGaagttacatgatgaattacataCTGATTATAACTACTGTAAGACATTTGaattaattttagttttcactattATAAATACTAGAGCTGGGCACTGAGGCAAATGCCTGTATacgcagctactcaggaggctgaggtagaaggaacccaagttcaagaccagtctaggTAACTTATTGAGCCactctctcaaaacaaaaaataaaaagggctgggaatgtggttcaggggtagagggccactgggttcagtccccagtaccacaaaaagaaaagtaaTTTAAGCTGGTTGttgtggtatatgcctgtaattccagctactcaggaggttgagaccaGGAGGActgggcaactgagtgagacctgtctcaaaataaaattaaaaagggctcagcagtacagcatttgcctcatttatgtgaggtcctgggtttaatcactAGTACTGCCAAAAACAGAAAAGGGGGTGGAGAGATTATGAAATCTACTATAGCAAACAACTAAGTGTCCTACATTTATGCAACATTTCGAAATCCCTTTACCACAGCAGAAAGTCCTCCTCAGCAATCATCATCATACCAGTCTCCTTGTTGGAGGCCAACCATCTCCTCCAATGGATACTCAATGGCCCATCATGTCATTCAAATGATCTATCATGTGTAATCCACCTCAAATTCCCCTTATATCTTAAGTTCTCTCTGAAAATACCAACTCATACTGATCTCTTCCTTAATCCACTGGAACAATGAGCTAACATTCTTCAGAATTTCATGATATATGCTCCTTAAGAGGGACATAAACCATATCACATAATTCTCTATCATCCACTCAACTCAAAACATATTaagtgcattttatttatttatttattatcattttaaatttcttctgctttttttttttaatatctattttttagttctcggcggacacaacatctttgtttgtatgtggtgctgaggatcgaacccgggccaaacgtatgccaggcaagcgcgctatcgcttgagccacatccctagcccatttttttttttcaaatgtttattttagttctccacggacacaacatctttgtatgtggtgctgaggattgaacccgggctgcacgcatgccaggcgagcatgctaccgcttgagccacatccccagccccattaagTGCATTTTAAACCTTTAATCAACAGCATGCTAATTTAATCCATGATAGCAAGGATAAATGGCATTGTCTCCTACCCAACAACAGTCAAAGAATGGAGAAGTACCTTTGCTTGGAAATGGCGGATATCTGTTTCTTTTGGCTTACGCTGCCGCCTTCTCTCTATCTGGAACTGTTTATGTTTGTTAACTGGAGATGGAGAAAGCGAATGGGATCTGTAAGGTGGCTTTTTGTGCTTGGGAAATCCTGCAACACAGAAAGGCCATTTACCATTAGTTCCTGACAGCCAGAATGTTAAGCTGGAAACCAATTAGTTGGTTCTCACCAAATCCAAAGAGAAGGAGAAGTGTGCTAAATGTATTATAACTAATTCATATTTGTATACTTAGTCATACCAAGTAAACAGACAAATGAATACAAATGTGAACCATCTCAAGCATTTAGTTATATATTAAATTTTGGAGTGAAttcaatatgaatttatatgcaTAAAGTTCCTTGGCTGGCAATGGGGAGAGAATCTAGATAGAGAAAAGATAAATTATCTGAGCCATGTGTCTGCATTCTAGAtcctaaggaggagatgaaaatatatacacatagcTTATAAATACTTACAAAGTAGAATACTTATAAGCAAAAGTTAACATGGTTAAGTACTGTCTAAGCAGTCCAGATTCTTCCCTAATGAATAAGTAGTGACATATATGAATAAGTAGTGACATATATGCTCATACCAATGGGATACATCTGTGAATTTGGTCATACCGCAGCTAAAATGAATTAGCTGGACCTTTAAGTATCAAAATAGATTTCCAAAAAAATAttaacacacaaaaaaagcaGACTGAAGAATGATATATATAGTATCTatgtgaatttttttaatttttgttttttgcggggagtgatgaggatcaaacccagggcctcaggcatgctaggcaagagctctacactGAGCTGTATTTCCACCCCTatgtgaaattttaaaagaacataaaACAATAGTATGTTTAGATAagtaatatataaataaacagtCAAAGTATGAAAGTAGTCATAAACCCAGCCTAGTGGCACACCCCTGCAATCcccaagctaaggcaggaggaatgcaagttcaagttcagccttggcaacttagtgagaccatgtctcaaaataaaaaagaaggtttggcatgtagctcaatgatacagtgtccctgggttcaatccctagtaccaaaaaaaaaaaaaagtgctattttttttttatctttttgcatatttctgaaatttttcaaATGAGAAAGTCATTAAAAACACACAGAACGACCTAAGTAGGTTCACATGGACACCACCATTCTAGGTCCCTCTGGGTTTGTACCTGGCCTTAGCTTCTTTGGCTCATATTCCATGATGCTGTCACTATGTTGAGAAAGTGTCTCCTCATTTCCATTCTCCATCTCTTTGTTTATAATATCTTCTTCATAGACAGTCTTTTCTTTAATTCGATCACCCAGAGCACTTTTTAACATCTATTGAGAAAATTCTTTTCAACATCTTTGATTTCAACAGAATGTAAATTAGTAGAAATAGACAGCAGACTTTTAAAGTTTCCTCTGATAGTTACTAATAATAAGTTTTCAGATGCTTATGCATCTTTAGCTTTTAAAGGCTGGATACTGATGCTACCAGCTACTCAGTTTTAGTAAGCTTAACAGTAAGTCAAGTAGGGATTTAATTAATTCAATGTTGTCTCACTGCATTTTGTGGCAATCAGTGATCCATCCAATTTTATATCAGATCCATCTTTAATAACAAAGGGAAACTAAAGATAAATGGTTTAACATTAACTTGTATAGTAAATGATTTAGTTACTTGTATAGTAAATGATTTAGTTTTCATCAGAAGTAAATATAATTTGGACAAATCTGTGTCATGCTTGGTTATATCAAGAAAGGTTAAGAGATCATTATTCATGTCTTACCTGTTTGACTTCTAGAACATTTTCACAGTAACTAAGACTCAACTGATTTTCCAATACCTAAGCTTAGCTTTCAACTTCAACTGGGAGACACTGAAATGCTCACTAACCATAGTAAttatacattaaaaaacaaaacttgcCCAATCTAGCTCACAGAGCCGTTGAGAGAGTTTCTCTGACACTGCATGTAGTTCTTGTTCTGTTAACCTCTTTCTTGACCTCTGCGGGGAAGGTGAATCCCATGATGAGACTGCAGCTCTGTTTTCACTTCTGTAACAAAAGTGACCATGTGACATTTAAGTAGCCACGTATACTTTATTTAGTTCAAAATAACCATGTAATATATACTTTAATACATATTTCATACCGGTTTCCACAGCTAAATTTGTAGAGTGTACTCCTTCACTTTTCAAATCCATTTGCAAATAGACTATAAACATGTAAGCCTGGAGTAGTGTTACCTTTTTCCTTTGGGAATCTTCCTTGTTCTGGGGCTGGAGACCCCAGTTGGATAGGCTTCCTGTTCACTATCGTCAGGCAACTTGGAAGTTAAGATAACTCTCTCATCTGGTTCCTATTAACACAGAACAAAGTTAATTTGAAAAAGCTACAAAGACGACAGGCAAAATCCTTTTGATGGTGGGATGCATTAAACCTGTGGCACCAAAGCTAGATTCTtcaatttcctttatttttaaatgcatttgtCAAAATACCATATTGATACTCAATGTTAAAGGACTGGAGCATGTCTATCATTTCTACTCAGAGAAAAAGTGTGGCTTAGAATGCCATTCTAATATAAAGCCAGGTGAGGCGTTCTCAAACATGAAATTTCAGGGATAATGCCTACAACTAGACAATTACAAATGATCAAATCACAAATTTTTATCTCTTCTATTGAAGAATCAATCAACTAGAACTGTCTAAAATTGAAACACTTTTAAACAAACCTGAAACTTcccaaaatataaatatagaCCCAACACTTTCAATAATATTTTCTTAACcttagagagaatcttttttgctTGTATGTTTGGTgctacagattgaacccagggcccttgaGCACACTAAGCATACatcctctaccactgaaccacacaccCATCTCCTAGAGGGAATCTTAGAAAATTTCTTGTGATAAATGATATCCTCAATTTCACTTCAGAATCCTTTTCTTCTATTAAATTTAGTACAGTTTAGTAAATAGCAATaattaatcaaattttaaaaacttttaaaatgaaatttaaatgtCCAGCTTAGtgaattatttcaaaatgaataCTCCCATTCACTGCCACCCAAGTGAAGAAACAGAATTACCAATAACAGCATTATACCATCTCAGCAAGACTTCCCCAAAGGTAACCATTATCTTATgacccctttctttctctctctctttaatgtATCCACCCTCCTATCTGAACAGACACAGAGAATGTTTAAAATGATGGTTACCTAATGCTAATGATGTTTATTTCATCTTTGTACCTTTTCTGTACTGTTTGAATCATTGTTTATAAATCTACCCTGGCACATATTTGCCTGTTCTTTCTAGGAAGATATGggcagaataattttttttttttttttttttttttaaagggaccgGGTTTCTCCATCCCTTccctaagaaaaaaataaaagccaacAGGCCAAGATAATAACAGGGGTTCATGCTGACAATGGAAATATGGATGAATAGATTTCCCCTCCCTTTAAAGcagtagtagggattgaacctagggttgctctaccattgagaacatttcaggcctttttattttgag
This window encodes:
- the Cep95 gene encoding centrosomal protein of 95 kDa; translation: MWSVPPSVRSGSAQCGPNGTPSPASPPWSPAATRLRDMSGSEAEWVTIANNLLFKCHIHLRIHTLEDCDSNVFIALYQSILGEKVPDLIAIPKSQEDDAHNVQAVIDSLALDYLQVSLSHITGENIVKGDKESIRNLLEIFDGLLEYLTEHISETSHEKSEQYFKESHEGEPLEELESTKESKSSWKRVSFGRSSSSPEALGPSWDEDEAESTGEIIRLGDTAHTFSLRSNGAQSPVHKQSKKMSPSPVVKLHEDVLNPPSSSFLFKDRTSFVEDMETPSVSMVPSARKLGEPIRAAIPLHPPYHPSEPRAPCPIGKEYLRASHFSPAGNSSGEHTAFSEPDERVILTSKLPDDSEQEAYPTGVSSPRTRKIPKGKRSENRAAVSSWDSPSPQRSRKRLTEQELHAVSEKLSQRLCELDWMLKSALGDRIKEKTVYEEDIINKEMENGNEETLSQHSDSIMEYEPKKLRPGFPKHKKPPYRSHSLSPSPVNKHKQFQIERRRQRKPKETDIRHFQAKALTEAFERELRRNKIQDNIGSQRINEEEEEETRKIYREVIHTRTPKHSQPWKIYSRKSTTQSSRGGFQRPNKAAPMKVNEHSLLPLMLEQFPFLYVSGPTLSKMWKQQIAHVEQLNKEAHRDSRSKKKLQDEIEEALRRHEILTSLVKKEYEHNKRLQDFKDCIYRQRLTQSKIKENRQQIIRARKYYDDYRVQLRAKMMRMRTREEMIFKKLFEEGLQIQKQRLQDLRNYAKEKRDEEKRQHQNELDSMENYYKDQFSLLAEAISQERQELKAREKFQAQTLHKVKRELRSKMEKEIQQLQNMITQNDDDAFFRELEAERFRARLQLASLQYGRNPFS